The following proteins are co-located in the Camelina sativa cultivar DH55 chromosome 12, Cs, whole genome shotgun sequence genome:
- the LOC104729152 gene encoding transcriptional elongation regulator MINIYO isoform X2, with the protein MEQSSGRLNPKEANVLSSLVGSIVEKGISETTPPNKPLPPRPSLLSFPVARHRSHGPHWAPPVAQPNDDEEEEEEEERFMNADSFSAFAKPLQRKEKKHMELSRWKDMVSGDDSASTSRPTYSRNVNIIETKSLSLAPPPDDLATNTSLAKPAQRDFVSQRPPSIEERVSFGASPPLSVSNGRLGARQASSSLESDIDVENHARLQSMSPDEIAEAQAELLDKMDPALLSILKKRGEDKLKKRKHSLPGVSAAEEATKNSRTEGHFVHSRQGQAVTPSTSVVMPIPNEKGVVQKSALPQGFLWDTWTERVEAARDLRFSFDGSVVEDDVVSAAETGEKLSGVGSAAERDFLRTEGDPGAAGYTIKEAIALARSVIPGQRCLALHLLASVLDKALNKLCQSRIGFTREEKDKSTDWEAIWAYALGPEPELVLALRMALDDNHTSVVLACVKVIQCLLSCSLNENFFDILENMGPHGRDIFTAPVFRSKPEIDLGFLRGCYWKYSAKPSNIVPFRQEIMDDGTEDTETIQKDVFVAGQDVAAGLVRMDILPRIYHLLETEPTAALEDSIISVTIAIARHSPKCTTAILKYPKFVQTVVKRFKLNKRMDILPSQINSVRLLKVLARYDQSTCMEFVKNGTFNAVTWHLFQFTSSLDSWMKLGKQNCKLSSTLMVEQLRFWRVCIHSGCCVSRFPELFPALCLWLTCPSFEKLRETNLISEFTSVSKEAYLVLEAFAETLPNMYSQNLPRNKSLTWDWSYVSPMIDLALSWVSLAPQLLDWEKGIEHVSASTKSLLWLYSGVMRTISKVLERISADGEEEPLPWLPEFVPKIGLAIIKHKLLSFSVAEVSRCREDSSRCSSFMDFLCLLRERSQNDELALASVSCLHGLTRTIVSIQTLIESARSKMTTPHQGYTSTRDEFVLAKGILAESLADLTSVSSSFRDSVSSEWPIMQSIELHKRGGLAPGVGLGWGASGGGFWSTKVLLAQADAGLLSLFLNISQIDAHNDQGSVGLMDNLNSTLAMCLIAGPRDHLLVERAFDYVLRPHALEHLACCIKSKKKTISFEWDCSEEDYHRMSSMLASHFRHRWLQPKEKSKAEKGASEVKKDTVGLETIHEDGEMPNCSTQDKKIDSSITEWAHQRMPLPPHWFLSAISAVHSGKTSTGPPDSTELLEVAKSGVFFLAGLESGFGSVPSPVLSVPLVWKFHALSTVLLVGMDIIKDKNTRNLYNFLQELYGQYLDEARLNHRDIELLMFKSDIHENYSTFLEMVVEQYAAVSYGDELFGRQVSIYLHQCVESSVRLSAWTVLSNASVLQLLPSLDKCLGEADGYLEPVEENEAVLEAYLKSWTCGALDKAAARGSVAFTLVLHHFSSLVFCSEAKEKVSLRNKIVKSLVRDVSRKSHREGMMLKLVGCLKGVADAMEETREREKRWEVLKEACEGNSSLLSEVEKLKSTFCGRRK; encoded by the exons ATGGAGCAGAGTAGCGGGAGACTGAATCCGAAAGAGGCGAACGTCTTGTCGAGCCTTGTCGGGAGCATCGTGGAGAAAGGTATATCGGAGACTACGCCTCCAAATAAGCCGCTTCCCCCGAGACCCTCCCTTCTTTCCTTCCCCGTCGCTCGTCATCGTTCTCACGGACCC CATTGGGCTCCTCCTGTGGCACAACCTAATgacgatgaggaagaagaagaagaagaagaacgttTCATGAATGCAGACTCCTTTTCTGCTTTTGCTAAACCGCTtcaaagaaaggagaagaaacacATGGAGCTCAGTAGGTGGAAAGATATGGTCTCTGGGGATGATTCTGCATCCACATCTCGCCCTACGTATTCTAGGAATGTTAACATCATTGAGactaagtctctctctcttgctcctCCCCCCGACGACTTGGCCACTAACACTTCACTGGCTAAACCTGCTCAGAGAGACTTTGTTTCTCAGAGACCACCCTCTATTGAGGAAAGGGTTTCGTTCGGCGCTTCTCCTCCCTTATCTGTTTCGAATGGACGACTTGGGGCTAGACAGGCGTCTTCATCTCTTGAGAGTGATATTGATGTAGAGAACCATGCAAGGTTGCAGTCTATGTCACCCGACGAGATTGCAGAAGCACAGGCTGAGTTATTGGACAAGATGGATCCTGCATTACTCAGCATTTTGAAGAAACGAGGTGAGGATAAATTGAAGAAGCGAAAGCATTCACTGCCTGGAGTTTCTGCTGCCGAAGAGGCAACAAAGAATTCAAGAACTGAGGGTCACTTTGTTCACTCACGACAGGGCCAGGCTGTTACTCCATCTACCTCTGTAGTTATGCCAATACCAAATGAAAAAGGTGTGGTGCAAAAGTCAGCGTTACCCCAAGGATTCTTGTGGGATACATGGACTGAGAGGGTTGAGGCTGCCAGGGACTTGAGATTTTCTTTTGACGGTTCTGTTGTTGAGGATGATGTTGTCTCAGCAGCTGAAACTG GTGAAAAGTTGTCTGGGGTTGGATCTGCTGCTGAACGTGACTTCTTGAGAACTGAGGGGGACCCTGGTGCAGCTGGGTACACCATCAAAGAAGCTATTGCTCTTGCACGGAGTGTG ATTCCGGGGCAAAGATGCCTTGCTTTGCATCTGCTTGCATCTGTACTCGACAAAGCTTTGAACAAACTTTGCCAGAGCAGAATCGGCTTTACAAGGGAGGAAAAAGATAAATCCACTGATTGGGAAGCCATCTGGGCTTATGCCCTTGGACCAGAACCTGAGCTTGTCTTAGCATTGAG gATGGCTCTTGATGACAATCATACCTCTGTTGTTCTAGCATGTGTAAAAGTGATTCAGTGTCTACTGAGCTGTTCTCTTAACGAGAACTTCTTTGATATTTTGGAG AACATGGGACCACACGGGAGGGACATCTTTACGGCGCCGGTGTTTAGGAGTAAGCCAGAAATTGATCTTGGCTTCCTCCGTGGTTGCTACTGGAAGTACAGCGCTAAACCCTCCAATATTGTTCCTTTCCGTCAAGAGATCATGGATGACGGGACAGAAGATACAGAAActattcagaaagatgtttttgTAGCCGGACAAGATGTTGCTGCTGGTCTTGTCAGAATGGATATCCTTCCAAGAATTTATCACCTTCTGGAG ACAGAACCAACAGCAGCCCTTGAGGACAGCATAATTTCTGTTACTATTGCGATAGCAAGGCATTCTCCAAAATGCACAACTGCAATCTTGAAGTATCCCAAATTTGTGCAAACAGTTGTAAAAAGATTCAAATTGAACAAAAGAATGGACATTCTTCCTTCTCAGATCAATTCTGTCCGCCTCTTAAAG GTGTTGGCCCGGTATGATCAAAGTACTTGCATGGAATTTGTGAAGAACGGGACTTTCAACGCCGTCACGTGGCATTTGTTTCAGTTCACCTCCTCTCTTGACTCATGGATGAAGCTAGGGAAGCAGAACTGCAAGCTTTCATCTACTTTGATGGTTGAACAGCTCCGGTTTTGGAGGGTCTGTATCCACAGTGGCTGTTGCGTATCTCGCTTCCCAGAGCTCTTCCCAGCTCTGTGTCTGTGGTTGACTTGTCCATCATTCGAAAAGCTCAGGGAGACAAATCTCATCAGCGAGTTTACTTCTGTGTCCAAGGAGGCCTACCTGGTCCTTGAGGCTTTTGCCGAGACACTTCCAAATATGTACTCACAAAACCTTCCGCGGAACAAATCTTTGACTTGGGACTGGAGTTATGTTAGCCCTATGATTGATTTAGCACTAAGCTGGGTATCATTGGCCCCTCAATTACTCGACTGGGAGAAAGGAATCGAACATGTTTCTGCGTCCACTAAGTCTCTGTTGTGGTTGTATTCGGGTGTCATGCGTACAATTTCTAAAGTCCTTGAAAGAATCTCTGCCGATGGAGAGGAAGAACCTCTACCATGGCTGCCGGAGTTTGTTCCAAAGATTGGCCTTGCCATCATCAAGCACAAGCTTCTTAGTTTTTCCGTTGCAGAAGTAAGTAGATGTAGAGAAGACTCTTCCAGGTGTTCTTCTTTCATGGATTTTTTGTGTCTTCTAAGAGAAAGATCACAAAATGATGAACTAGCATTAGCTTCTGTGAGTTGTCTTCATGGGTTAACGCGGACTATCGTTTCCATCCAAACTCTGATAGAATCTGCTAGATCTAAGATGACAACTCCTCATCAGGGATACACTTCCACTAGAGATGAATTTGTTCTTGCAAAAGGAATACTGGCAGAGTCTCTGGCTGACCTAACATCTGTGTCAAGCTCTTTTAGAGATTCTGTTTCATCAGAATGGCCCATCATGCAATCCATTGAGCTGCATAAACGAGGTGGACTGGCCCCTGGGGTGGGACTTGGTTGGGGAGCTAGCGGTGGTGGGTTTTGGTCAACTAAAGTTCTGTTGGCACAGGCTGATGCCGGTCTTCTGAGTCTTTTTCTTAACATCTCTCAGATTGACGCGCATAATGATCAGGGATCTGTTGGCTTGATGGATAATCTGAACTCCACTTTAGCTATGTGCTTGATTGCAGGTCCAAGGGATCATTTACTTGTGGAAAGAGCCTTCGACTATGTCCTTAGACCACATGCTTTAGAACACCTGGCCTGCTGTATCAAGTCAAAGAAGAAAACCATATCGTTTGAATGGGATTGCAGCGAAGAG GATTATCATCGTATGAGCAGTATGCTTGCTTCTCACTTCAGACATAGATGGTTACAGCCAAAGGAAAAATCTAAAGCCGAGAAAGGAGCCAGTGAGGTAAAGAAGGACACAGTTGGACTGGAGACGATTCATGAGGACGGTGAAATGCCAAATTGTTCGACACAGGATAAAAAAATAGACTCCTCGATCACAGAGTGGGCTCACCAGAGAATGCCCCTACCTCCGCACTGGTTTCTCAGCGCCATTTCAGCAGTCCACAGTGGTAAAACCTCAACAGGGCCACCAGATTCCACAGAGTTGCTTGAAGTCGCGAAATCTGGAGTTTTCTTTCTTGCAGGACTTGAGTCTGGTTTTGGATCGGTTCCGTCTCCTGTTTTGAGTGTGCCATTGGTTTGGAAGTTTCACGCTTTGTCTACCGTGTTGCTTGTTGGAATGGACATCATCAAAGACAAGAACACTAGGAACTTGTACAATTTTCTGCAGGAGCTCTACGGGCAGTATCTTGATGAAGCGAGACTAAACCACCGTGACATTGAGCTCTTGATGTTCAAGTCAGACATTCACGAGAACTACTCTACTTTTCTGGAGATGGTCGTGGAGCAGTATGCTGCGGTGTCATATGGTGATGAACTGTTTGGCCGACAGGTATCGATTTACTTGCATCAATGTGTGGAATCCTCAGTTCGACTATCAGCATGGACTGTGCTCTCCAATGCCAGTGTTCTTCAGCTTCTGCCAAGTCTAGACAAATGCTTGGGAGAAGCAGATGGTTACCTTGAACCGGTTGAG GAAAACGAAGCAGTCCTTGAGGCGTACCTGAAGTCATGGACTTGTGGAGCCCTGGACAAAGCAGCGGCGCGGGGATCAGTAGCCTTTACACTCGTTCTGCATCACTTTTCATCTTTAGTATTCTGCAGTGAAGCCAAGGAAAAAGTATCCCTGCGGAATAAGATTGTGAAGTCTCTGGTCAGAGATGTATCGAGAAAGAGTCATCGTGAG